AGCCTTATGAGCCAGGTCATCAGCAACGTGCCCACGACCCTGCTGATGGAAAAGTTCACGAGCAACTGGCAGGCGCTGCTGTGGGGGACCAACGTCGGCGGTTTCGGTACCCTCGTCGCGGCGTTGGCCAATCTCATCACCTACCGCATCTATGTCGCCGGTGCCGAAGCGGGAAAGAGTCTCTCTTTTGTACGAAAATTCGTCGGGGCGGGGTTTGTCGCTTTCTTCGCGGGGTATGCAATTTTCTATCTTTTCTATTAGATGTTAGACTGACCTACCAGCCCAACTGAAGCAGCATCGAGAAAAAATAGATCATGTATGTCAATGCAAAATCATCTATCGTTTTTTAACAAGGTGGAAATACCCCGGTCGAAAAAAACCCTTTCGGAAGGCTACCTTTTTGAATGTTCAACTCCAACAGAATGAAGCGAAATTGATCATCACAACTTTTTGTTCCACGGCTGCGCGTTGCAACGTGATATTCAAACGATGCGTAACTTCATGCCATTCACCAAAGAGAGGTTTCATGGTGCCATGTGACCGCCTGTAATATCTTTGCCTAAATAAACGAGAGCTATCTACCCGGTTTCAACGACCAACTCCTTGCTGTCATTCCGCCGATATTCCGGCTGCAGCGTGACATGGGCGATGTGGAACTTCTCTTTCAGCAACCGTTCCACCCGTTCGATGGTTCGGGTCACCTCTTTGAGGTGCAAATTGCTCGAAAAATCGAGGTGCGCTTCCAGAAACACATCGTGGTCGTCCAATCGCCAGATGTGGATATGGTGGATGTTTTCGATGCCCGGCATTTTTTCGACCGCTTCGGCCACTTTTTCCAAATCAAGCCCTTCGGGGGCAAACTGCATCAAAATCGCCACCGCCTCTTTGGCAATATCGAAGGAAGCGTAGATGAGATAGAAGGCGATCATCATCGATACCAGCGGGTCGACCCAGAAAAGCTGCCACCGGTACATCAGCATCCCGCCTGCGACGACGGCGACCGAGGTCATCACGTCGGTTAGAAGGTGCAAATAAGCCGCCTTGATATTCATGTTGCCATGAGCGTCGTTTTTGATAAGCAGCACGCTGGCGGCGTTGAGCACGATACTGAGCATCCCCAGTCCGATGACCCAGCCCGATTTGATCGTCTCGGGATGGATGAACTTGTGGAACGCTTCGATGATGAGGAAAAAGGCGATGCCGATAAGCACAGAAGCGTTGAAGAGCGCCGCGATGATCTCGGCACGCCGGAAGCCGAAGGTATACCTCTCGCTCCCGGGTCTTGCGGCGATTCGGTGGGCGACCCAGGCCACCGCGAGCGCCAGTACGTCGCTGAAGTTGTGCATGGCATCACTCAAAAGCGAGAGCGATCCCGAGTAGAGTCCGCCCACGATTTGCGACAGGGTGATGATGACATTGAGCAAAATCGTGATGAAAAGATTGCGCCCCAT
This genomic interval from Hydrogenimonas urashimensis contains the following:
- a CDS encoding cation diffusion facilitator family transporter, translated to MAHHHHHDSMGRNLFITILLNVIITLSQIVGGLYSGSLSLLSDAMHNFSDVLALAVAWVAHRIAARPGSERYTFGFRRAEIIAALFNASVLIGIAFFLIIEAFHKFIHPETIKSGWVIGLGMLSIVLNAASVLLIKNDAHGNMNIKAAYLHLLTDVMTSVAVVAGGMLMYRWQLFWVDPLVSMMIAFYLIYASFDIAKEAVAILMQFAPEGLDLEKVAEAVEKMPGIENIHHIHIWRLDDHDVFLEAHLDFSSNLHLKEVTRTIERVERLLKEKFHIAHVTLQPEYRRNDSKELVVETG